A window from Neodiprion fabricii isolate iyNeoFabr1 chromosome 2, iyNeoFabr1.1, whole genome shotgun sequence encodes these proteins:
- the LOC124176663 gene encoding extended synaptotagmin-2 isoform X2 codes for MAGASKEVNPADMNDAGGGNNIVGLIFSFVKKFVTVGLVWGCGYMNWSIAWFIGPIILSVLRTEWRRESDQRRLTAQATVLAGEQQMIVNKMYELPSWVYFPDVDRAEWLNKILYKLWPSMNQFVRQLCKQDIEPAVVARLAQYKLKGFSFERLVLGRIPPRIGGIKVYDKNTDRNEIILDADILYAGDCDISFFCSNVKGGIKDFQIRGMIRVVMKPLLSIMPLVGGLQIFFLNMPSVDFNLVGVADVLDMPGLSEVLRKAIVEQIGAIMVLPNKLPITLSPDVPPELLKTPEPEGVLRIHVIEAKDLMKKDFSVLGKGKSDPYAVINVGAQEFKTKTIDNTVNPIWDFWCEFIVDEGAGGYNKIVARLFDKDTTGHDDPLGRASIEVINVQQKGTLDTWVTLEFAKHGMVHLRLKWLTLSNNVGDLPAALAETQQLRVTSMSTALLILYIDSAKNLPCLRATKQPDVYLEAVLGNRTERTNTMLRSCDPVWEQGFTFLVSNPESDILHLKIVDEKTGMNIGTLSYHLTSLMDKKNLEISQQPFNLQHAQADSRIILSMRLKILKYDNPEPTPNNEEPQDINTLKREIKRQESNISNTPSSSIAPSPLKKQPSKESVASSVISAASFNPVAPIEDQGTTLIQEEIATSAVSVPVNASPQLIRRNISMTSSAGETGLGRIQLTLRYSVARQKLVVVVHKIANLPLPQNDPSNVPDPYVKLYLLPDRHKETKRKTAVMKDNCNPVYDEQFEYIISQGDINTRRLEVSVCTQKGWLSTGGNVMGQVYITLCGMDLTQSNTAWYDLLPANRD; via the exons ATGGCAGGTGCAAGTAAGGAGGTAAATCCTGCAGACATGAACGACGCTGGGGGAGGCAACAACATCGTCGGGCTGATATTTTccttcgttaaaaaatttgtcaccgTCGGTTTGGTATGGGGATGTGGTTACATGAATTGGAGCATCGCGTGGTTCATTGGACCGATCATATTGTCTGTACTAAGGACAGAATGGAGAAGAGAAAGCGATCAGCGCCGGCTTACTGCCCAGGCAACCGTTCTTGCTGGTGAACAACAAATGATCGTCAATAAAATGTATGAACTTCCGTCTTGGGTGTATTTTCCAGACGTTGATCGAGCCGAGTGGCTGAACAAG ATCTTGTATAAGCTCTGGCCGAGCATGAACCAATTCGTTCGTCAACTATGCAAACAGGATATTGAGCCAGCAGTTGTCGCTCGATTGGCGCAATACAAATTGAAAGGATTTTCTTTCGAGAGATTAGTTTTGGGGCGAATT cCTCCGAGAATTGGTGGGATTAAGGTTTATGATAAAAATACTGATAGGAATGAGATCATCTTGGATGCCGATATTTT ATATGCTGGAGATTGCGACATCTCATTCTTTTGTAGTAATGTCAAAGGAGGCATCAAAGATTTTCAG ATTCGTGGTATGATAAGAGTCGTAATGAAGCCCCTTTTGTCCATCATGCCACTTGTCGGAGGTCTTCAGATATTCTTTCTAAATATGCCCTCAGTCGATTTTAATCTAGTCGGAGTAGCCGACGTGCTGGATATGCCTGGTTTGAG TGAAGTTTTGAGAAAAGCTATCGTCGAACAAATTGGTGCGATTATGGTCTTGCCCAACAAATTGCCGATAACTTTGAGTCCAGATGTCCCACCTGAGCTTCTGAAAACTCCTGAACCAGAG GGTGTGCTACGAATTCACGTAATAGAAGCAAAGGATCTGATGAAGAAGGACTTCAGTGTCTTGGGTAAAGGAAAGTCAGATCCGTATGCGGTAATAAATGTTGGAGCGCAAGAATTCAAGACAAAAACAATTGACAATACGGTAAATCCCATTTGGGATTTCTGGTGTGAG TTTATAGTAGATGAGGGTGCGGGGGGATACAACAAGATCGTTGCCCGCCTATTTGACAAAGACACCACTGGCCACGACGATCCTCTAGGAAG AGCATCTATCGAGGTAATCAATGTTCAGCAAAAAGGAACTTTGGACACC TGGGTCACATTGGAGTTTGCAAAGCATGGAATGGTCCACCTTCGTCTTAAATGGCTGACTCTTTCTAACAATGTCGGTGATTTACCAGCT GCCTTGGCTGAGACTCAACAGCTGCGAGTTACTTCAATGAGTACTGCGCTTCTGATTCTCTACATTGATTCAGCGAAAAATTTGCCA TGTCTCCGTGCTACGAAGCAGCCAGACGTCTACCTTGAGGCAGTGCTGGGAAATCGCACTGAGCGCACTAATACGATGCTAAGATCTTGTGATCCAGTATGGGAACAAGGATTCACCTTCCTGGTTTCAAATCCAGAATCAGATATACTGCATTTAAAA ATTGTAGACGAGAAGACTGGTATGAATATTGGTACATTGAGCTACCACCTTACCTCActaatggataaaaaaaatctagaaaTTTCTCAGCAGCCGTTTAATCTGCAACATGCTCAGGCTGACAGTAGAATAATTCTGTCCATGCGACTGAAG ATTTTGAAGTACGATAATCCAGAGCCAACTCCAAACAACGAAGAACCCCAGGATATAAACACACttaagagagaaataaaacgtCAGGAATCGAACATAAGCAACACTCCATCTAGTAGCA tCGCACCTAGCCCGCTAAAAAAACAACCTTCTAAAGAATCTGTGGCCAGCAGTGTCATCTCTGCAGCGAGTTTTAATCCAGTCGCGCCTATTGAAGATCAAGGAACAACACTTATACAAGAAGAAATAGCAACTTCTGCAGTATCAGTGCCGGTGAATGCGAGCCCGCAATTAATTCGCAGGAACATTAGCATGACTTCTTCAGCGGGAGAAACAGGCCTGGGCAGGATTCAGCTTACGCTACGCTACAGTGTCGCTAGACAGAaacttgttgttgttgtccACAAGATTGC AAATCTACCGCTCCCGCAAAACGATCCTAGCAATGTACCCGATCCGTACGTCAAACTTTATCTCTTGCCAGATCGTCACAAGGAAACCAAGAGGAAAACCGCCGTGATGAAGGATAACTGTAATCCCGTTTACGACGAGCAGTTCGAGTACATTATCTCTCAAGGTGACATAAATACACGCAGATTAGAAGTCTCGGTCTGCACCCAAAAAGGGTGGCTTTCTACTGGTGGTAACGTAATGGGTCAGGTCTACATAACTTTATGCGGCATGGATTTAACTCAGTCGAATACCGCTTGGTACGATTTACTACCTGCAAACCGTGACTAA
- the LOC124176663 gene encoding extended synaptotagmin-2 isoform X1, which yields MAGASKEVNPADMNDAGGGNNIVGLIFSFVKKFVTVGLVWGCGYMNWSIAWFIGPIILSVLRTEWRRESDQRRLTAQATVLAGEQQMIVNKMYELPSWVYFPDVDRAEWLNKILYKLWPSMNQFVRQLCKQDIEPAVVARLAQYKLKGFSFERLVLGRIPPRIGGIKVYDKNTDRNEIILDADILYAGDCDISFFCSNVKGGIKDFQIRGMIRVVMKPLLSIMPLVGGLQIFFLNMPSVDFNLVGVADVLDMPGLSEVLRKAIVEQIGAIMVLPNKLPITLSPDVPPELLKTPEPEGVLRIHVIEAKDLMKKDFSVLGKGKSDPYAVINVGAQEFKTKTIDNTVNPIWDFWCEAVITCCSVQVITSSLWDWDPGFPCIQDDDFLGRASIEVINVQQKGTLDTWVTLEFAKHGMVHLRLKWLTLSNNVGDLPAALAETQQLRVTSMSTALLILYIDSAKNLPCLRATKQPDVYLEAVLGNRTERTNTMLRSCDPVWEQGFTFLVSNPESDILHLKIVDEKTGMNIGTLSYHLTSLMDKKNLEISQQPFNLQHAQADSRIILSMRLKILKYDNPEPTPNNEEPQDINTLKREIKRQESNISNTPSSSIAPSPLKKQPSKESVASSVISAASFNPVAPIEDQGTTLIQEEIATSAVSVPVNASPQLIRRNISMTSSAGETGLGRIQLTLRYSVARQKLVVVVHKIANLPLPQNDPSNVPDPYVKLYLLPDRHKETKRKTAVMKDNCNPVYDEQFEYIISQGDINTRRLEVSVCTQKGWLSTGGNVMGQVYITLCGMDLTQSNTAWYDLLPANRD from the exons ATGGCAGGTGCAAGTAAGGAGGTAAATCCTGCAGACATGAACGACGCTGGGGGAGGCAACAACATCGTCGGGCTGATATTTTccttcgttaaaaaatttgtcaccgTCGGTTTGGTATGGGGATGTGGTTACATGAATTGGAGCATCGCGTGGTTCATTGGACCGATCATATTGTCTGTACTAAGGACAGAATGGAGAAGAGAAAGCGATCAGCGCCGGCTTACTGCCCAGGCAACCGTTCTTGCTGGTGAACAACAAATGATCGTCAATAAAATGTATGAACTTCCGTCTTGGGTGTATTTTCCAGACGTTGATCGAGCCGAGTGGCTGAACAAG ATCTTGTATAAGCTCTGGCCGAGCATGAACCAATTCGTTCGTCAACTATGCAAACAGGATATTGAGCCAGCAGTTGTCGCTCGATTGGCGCAATACAAATTGAAAGGATTTTCTTTCGAGAGATTAGTTTTGGGGCGAATT cCTCCGAGAATTGGTGGGATTAAGGTTTATGATAAAAATACTGATAGGAATGAGATCATCTTGGATGCCGATATTTT ATATGCTGGAGATTGCGACATCTCATTCTTTTGTAGTAATGTCAAAGGAGGCATCAAAGATTTTCAG ATTCGTGGTATGATAAGAGTCGTAATGAAGCCCCTTTTGTCCATCATGCCACTTGTCGGAGGTCTTCAGATATTCTTTCTAAATATGCCCTCAGTCGATTTTAATCTAGTCGGAGTAGCCGACGTGCTGGATATGCCTGGTTTGAG TGAAGTTTTGAGAAAAGCTATCGTCGAACAAATTGGTGCGATTATGGTCTTGCCCAACAAATTGCCGATAACTTTGAGTCCAGATGTCCCACCTGAGCTTCTGAAAACTCCTGAACCAGAG GGTGTGCTACGAATTCACGTAATAGAAGCAAAGGATCTGATGAAGAAGGACTTCAGTGTCTTGGGTAAAGGAAAGTCAGATCCGTATGCGGTAATAAATGTTGGAGCGCAAGAATTCAAGACAAAAACAATTGACAATACGGTAAATCCCATTTGGGATTTCTGGTGTGAG GCTGTGATCACTTGCTGCAGTGTACAGGTGATAACTTCTTCTCTATGGGATTGGGACCCAGGATTTCCTTGCATCCAAGATGATGACTTTCTTGGAAG AGCATCTATCGAGGTAATCAATGTTCAGCAAAAAGGAACTTTGGACACC TGGGTCACATTGGAGTTTGCAAAGCATGGAATGGTCCACCTTCGTCTTAAATGGCTGACTCTTTCTAACAATGTCGGTGATTTACCAGCT GCCTTGGCTGAGACTCAACAGCTGCGAGTTACTTCAATGAGTACTGCGCTTCTGATTCTCTACATTGATTCAGCGAAAAATTTGCCA TGTCTCCGTGCTACGAAGCAGCCAGACGTCTACCTTGAGGCAGTGCTGGGAAATCGCACTGAGCGCACTAATACGATGCTAAGATCTTGTGATCCAGTATGGGAACAAGGATTCACCTTCCTGGTTTCAAATCCAGAATCAGATATACTGCATTTAAAA ATTGTAGACGAGAAGACTGGTATGAATATTGGTACATTGAGCTACCACCTTACCTCActaatggataaaaaaaatctagaaaTTTCTCAGCAGCCGTTTAATCTGCAACATGCTCAGGCTGACAGTAGAATAATTCTGTCCATGCGACTGAAG ATTTTGAAGTACGATAATCCAGAGCCAACTCCAAACAACGAAGAACCCCAGGATATAAACACACttaagagagaaataaaacgtCAGGAATCGAACATAAGCAACACTCCATCTAGTAGCA tCGCACCTAGCCCGCTAAAAAAACAACCTTCTAAAGAATCTGTGGCCAGCAGTGTCATCTCTGCAGCGAGTTTTAATCCAGTCGCGCCTATTGAAGATCAAGGAACAACACTTATACAAGAAGAAATAGCAACTTCTGCAGTATCAGTGCCGGTGAATGCGAGCCCGCAATTAATTCGCAGGAACATTAGCATGACTTCTTCAGCGGGAGAAACAGGCCTGGGCAGGATTCAGCTTACGCTACGCTACAGTGTCGCTAGACAGAaacttgttgttgttgtccACAAGATTGC AAATCTACCGCTCCCGCAAAACGATCCTAGCAATGTACCCGATCCGTACGTCAAACTTTATCTCTTGCCAGATCGTCACAAGGAAACCAAGAGGAAAACCGCCGTGATGAAGGATAACTGTAATCCCGTTTACGACGAGCAGTTCGAGTACATTATCTCTCAAGGTGACATAAATACACGCAGATTAGAAGTCTCGGTCTGCACCCAAAAAGGGTGGCTTTCTACTGGTGGTAACGTAATGGGTCAGGTCTACATAACTTTATGCGGCATGGATTTAACTCAGTCGAATACCGCTTGGTACGATTTACTACCTGCAAACCGTGACTAA
- the LOC124176663 gene encoding extended synaptotagmin-2 isoform X4, producing MNDAGGGNNIVGLIFSFVKKFVTVGLVWGCGYMNWSIAWFIGPIILSVLRTEWRRESDQRRLTAQATVLAGEQQMIVNKMYELPSWVYFPDVDRAEWLNKILYKLWPSMNQFVRQLCKQDIEPAVVARLAQYKLKGFSFERLVLGRIPPRIGGIKVYDKNTDRNEIILDADILYAGDCDISFFCSNVKGGIKDFQIRGMIRVVMKPLLSIMPLVGGLQIFFLNMPSVDFNLVGVADVLDMPGLSEVLRKAIVEQIGAIMVLPNKLPITLSPDVPPELLKTPEPEGVLRIHVIEAKDLMKKDFSVLGKGKSDPYAVINVGAQEFKTKTIDNTVNPIWDFWCEAVITCCSVQVITSSLWDWDPGFPCIQDDDFLGRASIEVINVQQKGTLDTWVTLEFAKHGMVHLRLKWLTLSNNVGDLPAALAETQQLRVTSMSTALLILYIDSAKNLPCLRATKQPDVYLEAVLGNRTERTNTMLRSCDPVWEQGFTFLVSNPESDILHLKIVDEKTGMNIGTLSYHLTSLMDKKNLEISQQPFNLQHAQADSRIILSMRLKILKYDNPEPTPNNEEPQDINTLKREIKRQESNISNTPSSSIAPSPLKKQPSKESVASSVISAASFNPVAPIEDQGTTLIQEEIATSAVSVPVNASPQLIRRNISMTSSAGETGLGRIQLTLRYSVARQKLVVVVHKIANLPLPQNDPSNVPDPYVKLYLLPDRHKETKRKTAVMKDNCNPVYDEQFEYIISQGDINTRRLEVSVCTQKGWLSTGGNVMGQVYITLCGMDLTQSNTAWYDLLPANRD from the exons ATGAACGACGCTGGGGGAGGCAACAACATCGTCGGGCTGATATTTTccttcgttaaaaaatttgtcaccgTCGGTTTGGTATGGGGATGTGGTTACATGAATTGGAGCATCGCGTGGTTCATTGGACCGATCATATTGTCTGTACTAAGGACAGAATGGAGAAGAGAAAGCGATCAGCGCCGGCTTACTGCCCAGGCAACCGTTCTTGCTGGTGAACAACAAATGATCGTCAATAAAATGTATGAACTTCCGTCTTGGGTGTATTTTCCAGACGTTGATCGAGCCGAGTGGCTGAACAAG ATCTTGTATAAGCTCTGGCCGAGCATGAACCAATTCGTTCGTCAACTATGCAAACAGGATATTGAGCCAGCAGTTGTCGCTCGATTGGCGCAATACAAATTGAAAGGATTTTCTTTCGAGAGATTAGTTTTGGGGCGAATT cCTCCGAGAATTGGTGGGATTAAGGTTTATGATAAAAATACTGATAGGAATGAGATCATCTTGGATGCCGATATTTT ATATGCTGGAGATTGCGACATCTCATTCTTTTGTAGTAATGTCAAAGGAGGCATCAAAGATTTTCAG ATTCGTGGTATGATAAGAGTCGTAATGAAGCCCCTTTTGTCCATCATGCCACTTGTCGGAGGTCTTCAGATATTCTTTCTAAATATGCCCTCAGTCGATTTTAATCTAGTCGGAGTAGCCGACGTGCTGGATATGCCTGGTTTGAG TGAAGTTTTGAGAAAAGCTATCGTCGAACAAATTGGTGCGATTATGGTCTTGCCCAACAAATTGCCGATAACTTTGAGTCCAGATGTCCCACCTGAGCTTCTGAAAACTCCTGAACCAGAG GGTGTGCTACGAATTCACGTAATAGAAGCAAAGGATCTGATGAAGAAGGACTTCAGTGTCTTGGGTAAAGGAAAGTCAGATCCGTATGCGGTAATAAATGTTGGAGCGCAAGAATTCAAGACAAAAACAATTGACAATACGGTAAATCCCATTTGGGATTTCTGGTGTGAG GCTGTGATCACTTGCTGCAGTGTACAGGTGATAACTTCTTCTCTATGGGATTGGGACCCAGGATTTCCTTGCATCCAAGATGATGACTTTCTTGGAAG AGCATCTATCGAGGTAATCAATGTTCAGCAAAAAGGAACTTTGGACACC TGGGTCACATTGGAGTTTGCAAAGCATGGAATGGTCCACCTTCGTCTTAAATGGCTGACTCTTTCTAACAATGTCGGTGATTTACCAGCT GCCTTGGCTGAGACTCAACAGCTGCGAGTTACTTCAATGAGTACTGCGCTTCTGATTCTCTACATTGATTCAGCGAAAAATTTGCCA TGTCTCCGTGCTACGAAGCAGCCAGACGTCTACCTTGAGGCAGTGCTGGGAAATCGCACTGAGCGCACTAATACGATGCTAAGATCTTGTGATCCAGTATGGGAACAAGGATTCACCTTCCTGGTTTCAAATCCAGAATCAGATATACTGCATTTAAAA ATTGTAGACGAGAAGACTGGTATGAATATTGGTACATTGAGCTACCACCTTACCTCActaatggataaaaaaaatctagaaaTTTCTCAGCAGCCGTTTAATCTGCAACATGCTCAGGCTGACAGTAGAATAATTCTGTCCATGCGACTGAAG ATTTTGAAGTACGATAATCCAGAGCCAACTCCAAACAACGAAGAACCCCAGGATATAAACACACttaagagagaaataaaacgtCAGGAATCGAACATAAGCAACACTCCATCTAGTAGCA tCGCACCTAGCCCGCTAAAAAAACAACCTTCTAAAGAATCTGTGGCCAGCAGTGTCATCTCTGCAGCGAGTTTTAATCCAGTCGCGCCTATTGAAGATCAAGGAACAACACTTATACAAGAAGAAATAGCAACTTCTGCAGTATCAGTGCCGGTGAATGCGAGCCCGCAATTAATTCGCAGGAACATTAGCATGACTTCTTCAGCGGGAGAAACAGGCCTGGGCAGGATTCAGCTTACGCTACGCTACAGTGTCGCTAGACAGAaacttgttgttgttgtccACAAGATTGC AAATCTACCGCTCCCGCAAAACGATCCTAGCAATGTACCCGATCCGTACGTCAAACTTTATCTCTTGCCAGATCGTCACAAGGAAACCAAGAGGAAAACCGCCGTGATGAAGGATAACTGTAATCCCGTTTACGACGAGCAGTTCGAGTACATTATCTCTCAAGGTGACATAAATACACGCAGATTAGAAGTCTCGGTCTGCACCCAAAAAGGGTGGCTTTCTACTGGTGGTAACGTAATGGGTCAGGTCTACATAACTTTATGCGGCATGGATTTAACTCAGTCGAATACCGCTTGGTACGATTTACTACCTGCAAACCGTGACTAA
- the LOC124176663 gene encoding extended synaptotagmin-2 isoform X3, which yields MAGASKEVNPADMNDAGGGNNIVGLIFSFVKKFVTVGLVWGCGYMNWSIAWFIGPIILSVLRTEWRRESDQRRLTAQATVLAGEQQMIVNKMYELPSWVYFPDVDRAEWLNKILYKLWPSMNQFVRQLCKQDIEPAVVARLAQYKLKGFSFERLVLGRIPPRIGGIKVYDKNTDRNEIILDADILYAGDCDISFFCSNVKGGIKDFQIRGMIRVVMKPLLSIMPLVGGLQIFFLNMPSVDFNLVGVADVLDMPGLSEVLRKAIVEQIGAIMVLPNKLPITLSPDVPPELLKTPEPEGVLRIHVIEAKDLMKKDFSVLGKGKSDPYAVINVGAQEFKTKTIDNTVNPIWDFWCECAVSSAIAQQLTVLVWDRDEPKDDESLGRASIEVINVQQKGTLDTWVTLEFAKHGMVHLRLKWLTLSNNVGDLPAALAETQQLRVTSMSTALLILYIDSAKNLPCLRATKQPDVYLEAVLGNRTERTNTMLRSCDPVWEQGFTFLVSNPESDILHLKIVDEKTGMNIGTLSYHLTSLMDKKNLEISQQPFNLQHAQADSRIILSMRLKILKYDNPEPTPNNEEPQDINTLKREIKRQESNISNTPSSSIAPSPLKKQPSKESVASSVISAASFNPVAPIEDQGTTLIQEEIATSAVSVPVNASPQLIRRNISMTSSAGETGLGRIQLTLRYSVARQKLVVVVHKIANLPLPQNDPSNVPDPYVKLYLLPDRHKETKRKTAVMKDNCNPVYDEQFEYIISQGDINTRRLEVSVCTQKGWLSTGGNVMGQVYITLCGMDLTQSNTAWYDLLPANRD from the exons ATGGCAGGTGCAAGTAAGGAGGTAAATCCTGCAGACATGAACGACGCTGGGGGAGGCAACAACATCGTCGGGCTGATATTTTccttcgttaaaaaatttgtcaccgTCGGTTTGGTATGGGGATGTGGTTACATGAATTGGAGCATCGCGTGGTTCATTGGACCGATCATATTGTCTGTACTAAGGACAGAATGGAGAAGAGAAAGCGATCAGCGCCGGCTTACTGCCCAGGCAACCGTTCTTGCTGGTGAACAACAAATGATCGTCAATAAAATGTATGAACTTCCGTCTTGGGTGTATTTTCCAGACGTTGATCGAGCCGAGTGGCTGAACAAG ATCTTGTATAAGCTCTGGCCGAGCATGAACCAATTCGTTCGTCAACTATGCAAACAGGATATTGAGCCAGCAGTTGTCGCTCGATTGGCGCAATACAAATTGAAAGGATTTTCTTTCGAGAGATTAGTTTTGGGGCGAATT cCTCCGAGAATTGGTGGGATTAAGGTTTATGATAAAAATACTGATAGGAATGAGATCATCTTGGATGCCGATATTTT ATATGCTGGAGATTGCGACATCTCATTCTTTTGTAGTAATGTCAAAGGAGGCATCAAAGATTTTCAG ATTCGTGGTATGATAAGAGTCGTAATGAAGCCCCTTTTGTCCATCATGCCACTTGTCGGAGGTCTTCAGATATTCTTTCTAAATATGCCCTCAGTCGATTTTAATCTAGTCGGAGTAGCCGACGTGCTGGATATGCCTGGTTTGAG TGAAGTTTTGAGAAAAGCTATCGTCGAACAAATTGGTGCGATTATGGTCTTGCCCAACAAATTGCCGATAACTTTGAGTCCAGATGTCCCACCTGAGCTTCTGAAAACTCCTGAACCAGAG GGTGTGCTACGAATTCACGTAATAGAAGCAAAGGATCTGATGAAGAAGGACTTCAGTGTCTTGGGTAAAGGAAAGTCAGATCCGTATGCGGTAATAAATGTTGGAGCGCAAGAATTCAAGACAAAAACAATTGACAATACGGTAAATCCCATTTGGGATTTCTGGTGTGAG TGCGCTGTGTCATCGGCCATCGCTCAGCAGCTGACTGTTCTCGTCTGGGACCGCGACGAACCCAAGGATGATGAGAGTTTGGGCAG AGCATCTATCGAGGTAATCAATGTTCAGCAAAAAGGAACTTTGGACACC TGGGTCACATTGGAGTTTGCAAAGCATGGAATGGTCCACCTTCGTCTTAAATGGCTGACTCTTTCTAACAATGTCGGTGATTTACCAGCT GCCTTGGCTGAGACTCAACAGCTGCGAGTTACTTCAATGAGTACTGCGCTTCTGATTCTCTACATTGATTCAGCGAAAAATTTGCCA TGTCTCCGTGCTACGAAGCAGCCAGACGTCTACCTTGAGGCAGTGCTGGGAAATCGCACTGAGCGCACTAATACGATGCTAAGATCTTGTGATCCAGTATGGGAACAAGGATTCACCTTCCTGGTTTCAAATCCAGAATCAGATATACTGCATTTAAAA ATTGTAGACGAGAAGACTGGTATGAATATTGGTACATTGAGCTACCACCTTACCTCActaatggataaaaaaaatctagaaaTTTCTCAGCAGCCGTTTAATCTGCAACATGCTCAGGCTGACAGTAGAATAATTCTGTCCATGCGACTGAAG ATTTTGAAGTACGATAATCCAGAGCCAACTCCAAACAACGAAGAACCCCAGGATATAAACACACttaagagagaaataaaacgtCAGGAATCGAACATAAGCAACACTCCATCTAGTAGCA tCGCACCTAGCCCGCTAAAAAAACAACCTTCTAAAGAATCTGTGGCCAGCAGTGTCATCTCTGCAGCGAGTTTTAATCCAGTCGCGCCTATTGAAGATCAAGGAACAACACTTATACAAGAAGAAATAGCAACTTCTGCAGTATCAGTGCCGGTGAATGCGAGCCCGCAATTAATTCGCAGGAACATTAGCATGACTTCTTCAGCGGGAGAAACAGGCCTGGGCAGGATTCAGCTTACGCTACGCTACAGTGTCGCTAGACAGAaacttgttgttgttgtccACAAGATTGC AAATCTACCGCTCCCGCAAAACGATCCTAGCAATGTACCCGATCCGTACGTCAAACTTTATCTCTTGCCAGATCGTCACAAGGAAACCAAGAGGAAAACCGCCGTGATGAAGGATAACTGTAATCCCGTTTACGACGAGCAGTTCGAGTACATTATCTCTCAAGGTGACATAAATACACGCAGATTAGAAGTCTCGGTCTGCACCCAAAAAGGGTGGCTTTCTACTGGTGGTAACGTAATGGGTCAGGTCTACATAACTTTATGCGGCATGGATTTAACTCAGTCGAATACCGCTTGGTACGATTTACTACCTGCAAACCGTGACTAA